A single genomic interval of Rosistilla ulvae harbors:
- a CDS encoding PTS sugar transporter subunit IIA yields MKFADFICVKAIKPDLASYDKEAVVTELVESLVSAGEIKAADKEDIIAAVMKREELGSTGIGRGVAVPHTKHPSVEKLVGTVGVSVDGVDFNSLDGEKVQLFFLLISPPERPGDHLRALENISRQLRDDTFCRFLKQSKTVDDINQLLEEADNNQFAS; encoded by the coding sequence ATGAAATTCGCAGACTTTATTTGCGTCAAAGCGATCAAGCCCGACTTGGCGTCTTACGACAAGGAAGCGGTCGTCACGGAATTGGTGGAAAGTTTGGTTAGCGCCGGTGAGATCAAGGCGGCCGACAAAGAGGACATCATCGCTGCTGTCATGAAGCGCGAAGAACTTGGCAGCACCGGCATCGGCCGTGGCGTCGCCGTCCCCCACACCAAGCACCCCAGCGTTGAAAAGCTGGTCGGCACCGTCGGTGTCAGCGTCGACGGCGTCGACTTCAACAGCCTCGATGGCGAAAAAGTACAACTCTTCTTCCTGCTGATCAGCCCTCCCGAACGCCCCGGCGACCACCTGCGGGCCCTGGAAAACATCTCTCGTCAGTTGCGCGACGATACCTTCTGCCGCTTCTTGAAGCAGAGCAAGACGGTCGACGATATCAACCAACTGCTCGAAGAGGCTGACAACAACCAATTTGCCTCTTAG
- the ptsP gene encoding phosphoenolpyruvate--protein phosphotransferase, producing the protein MLELQGIPVSPGVAIGPALVLDDEGYRIPRCLIPAADTTAEWGRLLSAFGKVAKQLEVNRKQTAERLGEEAGRIFSAQQQMLSDPGLLAELEGRVRQQQQSAAYAVSRVLHRYAEALGKLNSPFLAERAEDVLDIEKQLLHRMGAVTSDPLSNLDEPVILLARNLTPSETANLDRQYVRGFCTEIGGPGGHTAIVAKGLELPAVVGIGQFLDRIGQGSQVIVDGDRGCMIVDPDQATIDRYEERAQIRQKLTLRLAELRDLPAETVDGQRVTLSANIEFPHEVDACLQRGADGIGLYRTEFLYLSSNEEPSEEDHYEAYTEVIGALQGRPVVIRTLDLGADKMGHTSLTEPENNPFLGLRSIRLSLKNQDLFRTQIRAVLRAAVHGDVRMMFPLISTLQELRTARMLVNIVIDDLREEGAEFRSDIPIGMMVEVPAAVIMIDRFAEEVDFFSIGTNDLVQYTLAVDRSNESVAELYQSSDPAVLRLIQQTVDVSNKTNTPVGICGEMSSNPARVLLLLGLGVRSFSVPPLAIPRIKKVIRSVTIADCEEIADRVMQLESAREVDLYLLDRLGDLVPELVVQ; encoded by the coding sequence ATGCTCGAACTTCAAGGAATCCCGGTTTCACCCGGCGTTGCGATCGGTCCAGCCCTAGTTCTGGACGATGAAGGTTATCGCATCCCCAGGTGCCTTATTCCCGCGGCCGACACAACGGCCGAGTGGGGGAGATTGTTGTCTGCCTTTGGCAAGGTCGCCAAACAGCTCGAGGTAAATCGCAAACAGACCGCTGAACGGTTGGGCGAAGAGGCTGGGCGGATCTTTTCGGCGCAGCAGCAGATGCTCAGCGATCCGGGACTGCTGGCCGAACTCGAGGGCCGCGTTCGCCAACAACAGCAGAGCGCTGCCTATGCGGTCAGCCGTGTCTTGCACCGCTACGCCGAAGCGCTTGGCAAGTTGAACAGCCCGTTTTTGGCCGAACGAGCCGAGGATGTGCTGGATATCGAAAAACAATTGCTGCATCGCATGGGGGCGGTGACCAGCGACCCGTTGAGCAATCTCGATGAGCCGGTGATTCTGCTGGCCCGCAATCTGACCCCCAGCGAAACGGCAAACCTCGACCGCCAATACGTCCGCGGTTTTTGCACGGAGATCGGTGGCCCCGGCGGACACACTGCGATCGTCGCCAAGGGACTTGAGTTGCCTGCCGTGGTTGGTATCGGCCAGTTCCTGGACCGAATCGGGCAAGGATCGCAAGTCATCGTCGATGGCGATCGTGGCTGCATGATCGTCGATCCCGACCAAGCGACGATCGATCGGTATGAAGAACGAGCCCAGATTCGCCAAAAGCTGACGCTGCGATTGGCGGAACTTCGCGACCTGCCGGCGGAAACGGTCGACGGACAGCGCGTAACGCTTTCGGCAAACATCGAGTTCCCACATGAAGTGGACGCATGCCTGCAGCGTGGTGCCGACGGTATCGGCCTTTATCGCACAGAGTTTTTGTATCTCAGCAGCAACGAAGAACCGAGCGAAGAAGACCACTACGAAGCTTACACCGAAGTTATCGGAGCGCTGCAAGGCCGCCCGGTCGTGATTCGGACGCTCGACCTGGGGGCGGACAAAATGGGGCACACCTCATTGACCGAACCCGAGAACAATCCCTTCCTGGGTCTTCGCAGCATCCGCTTGTCGCTGAAGAATCAGGACCTGTTCCGCACCCAAATCCGCGCCGTACTGCGAGCTGCGGTGCATGGCGACGTGCGGATGATGTTCCCGCTGATCTCGACCCTGCAGGAACTGCGCACGGCGCGAATGTTGGTCAACATCGTGATCGATGATCTCCGCGAAGAAGGGGCCGAGTTCCGCAGCGACATCCCGATCGGGATGATGGTCGAAGTTCCCGCCGCGGTGATCATGATCGATCGCTTTGCCGAAGAGGTCGATTTTTTCAGCATCGGTACCAACGACCTGGTGCAGTACACGTTGGCGGTCGACCGCAGCAACGAAAGCGTCGCCGAACTGTACCAGTCGAGCGATCCGGCCGTGTTGCGGTTGATCCAACAAACCGTCGATGTTTCCAACAAGACCAACACGCCCGTCGGCATCTGCGGCGAAATGAGTTCCAATCCGGCTCGGGTGCTGTTGCTGTTAGGGCTGGGCGTTCGCAGCTTCAGCGTACCGCCACTGGCGATCCCGCGGATCAAGAAGGTGATCCGCAGCGTGACGATTGCCGATTGCGAAGAGATTGCCGATCGCGTGATGCAACTGGAAAGCGCCCGCGAAGTCGATTTGTATTTGCTCGATCGCTTAGGCGATCTGGTCCCTGAATTGGTTGTGCAATAA
- a CDS encoding Rne/Rng family ribonuclease has translation MKKEMLINVAQPEESRIAILEDGQLEELYTERASADNYVGNIYRGKIVNLEPSIQAAFVDFGVGRNGFLHISDVEPQYFRQGGYDPEEIMRESDELAEQAAKRAREQGRNQRVFKGGRPRVKPPIQDVLKRGDSILVQCIKEGIGTKGPTLSTYISIPGRFLVLMPALARVGVSRKIEDDDDRKRLKKALLELSPPKGLGFIVRTAGAGRTKQDLSRDLAYLLRLWKAIHRRLTESEQPGVIYEESDMIIRTIRDMLTSDIDAIQIDEREAYERAKDFIRLVMPRAAEQLKFYEGTEPLFHHYKLESEIRKIQGRTVPLPKGGSIVIDPTEALVAIDVNSGSHRSDSNAEENALQVNLAAAREIARQLRLRDLGGVIVNDFIDMRKESHRRKVERALHDAMARDRARTKILRTSPFGLVEMTRQRIRPSLKRSVYKDCPCCSGRGVVKTGESMSIEVIRMLALASRNEHIQRITVRVNDEVAAYLNNKKRREIMHMEEAGEMTVQILGSEGLFPEHMEMDCRDKHGESVEVDS, from the coding sequence ATGAAGAAGGAAATGCTTATCAACGTTGCCCAGCCCGAAGAGAGTCGCATCGCGATTCTTGAGGATGGTCAGCTTGAAGAGCTCTATACCGAGCGTGCAAGTGCCGACAACTATGTTGGCAACATCTATCGAGGCAAGATCGTTAACCTCGAACCTAGCATCCAAGCCGCCTTCGTCGACTTCGGCGTCGGACGCAACGGCTTCCTGCACATCAGCGATGTCGAACCGCAGTACTTTCGACAGGGTGGTTACGACCCCGAAGAGATCATGCGGGAATCGGACGAACTGGCCGAACAAGCGGCCAAGCGAGCCCGCGAACAAGGCCGCAACCAACGCGTCTTCAAAGGGGGCCGACCTCGCGTCAAACCTCCGATCCAAGATGTTCTGAAGCGCGGCGACAGCATTCTCGTCCAGTGCATCAAAGAAGGCATCGGCACCAAGGGACCAACCCTTTCGACTTACATCAGCATCCCCGGTCGCTTCCTGGTCTTGATGCCAGCCTTGGCTCGCGTTGGCGTCAGCCGCAAGATCGAAGACGACGACGATCGCAAACGACTGAAGAAAGCTCTGCTGGAACTCAGCCCTCCCAAGGGTCTCGGTTTCATCGTTCGCACCGCCGGTGCCGGACGAACCAAGCAGGATCTGTCGCGCGATCTCGCCTACCTGCTGCGTCTTTGGAAAGCGATCCACCGTCGCTTGACCGAGAGCGAGCAGCCGGGCGTGATCTACGAAGAAAGCGACATGATCATCCGCACGATCCGCGATATGCTGACCAGCGATATCGATGCGATCCAAATCGATGAACGCGAAGCTTACGAACGGGCGAAGGACTTCATCCGCTTGGTGATGCCGCGTGCCGCCGAACAGCTGAAGTTCTACGAAGGAACCGAACCGCTGTTCCATCACTACAAGCTGGAATCGGAGATCCGCAAGATCCAAGGCCGCACCGTGCCATTGCCGAAGGGCGGTTCGATCGTGATCGATCCGACCGAAGCTTTGGTTGCGATCGACGTCAACAGCGGCAGCCACCGCAGCGACAGCAACGCCGAAGAGAACGCGTTGCAAGTCAACTTGGCCGCCGCCCGCGAGATCGCTCGCCAATTGCGACTTCGCGATCTTGGTGGCGTGATCGTCAACGACTTCATCGACATGCGTAAGGAGAGCCATCGCCGTAAGGTCGAACGCGCTCTGCACGATGCGATGGCTCGCGATCGGGCTCGCACCAAGATCTTGCGAACCAGCCCCTTCGGTCTGGTTGAAATGACTCGTCAACGAATTCGCCCAAGCCTGAAGCGCAGCGTCTACAAAGATTGCCCGTGTTGCAGCGGCCGCGGTGTGGTTAAGACAGGCGAGAGCATGTCGATCGAAGTCATCCGGATGCTGGCACTGGCGTCGCGAAACGAGCACATTCAACGGATCACCGTCCGGGTGAACGATGAAGTCGCAGCGTATCTGAACAACAAGAAACGCCGTGAGATCATGCACATGGAAGAGGCCGGCGAGATGACGGTTCAGATCCTTGGCAGCGAGGGCTTGTTCCCCGAGCACATGGAAATGGACTGCCGCGACAAACACGGCGAATCGGTCGAAGTCGACAGCTGA
- a CDS encoding HPr family phosphocarrier protein, whose product MSNPSCQQTVVVKNEKGLHLRPAELVARLAMQFDSTVMVTKDDQSADCKNMLSVLTLGAVQGTQLGLSAEGSDAAEALSAVAELFDQGFHELDSE is encoded by the coding sequence ATGTCCAATCCATCCTGCCAGCAAACCGTCGTCGTCAAGAACGAGAAAGGGCTGCATCTGCGCCCGGCGGAACTGGTGGCGCGACTGGCGATGCAGTTTGATTCGACCGTCATGGTGACCAAAGATGACCAATCTGCCGACTGCAAAAACATGCTCTCGGTATTGACGCTCGGCGCCGTCCAAGGAACTCAACTGGGACTTTCGGCCGAGGGCAGCGACGCAGCCGAAGCGCTTTCGGCTGTCGCCGAATTATTCGACCAAGGTTTCCATGAACTCGACTCGGAATAA
- a CDS encoding histidine phosphatase family protein, producing MQLYLIRHAQSANNSNPEAERVEDPEITELGHQQAAAIAKSIADQNVDFLVTSGFLRTLQTTQYLADSLRMPIHVWRDLHEVGGCYRGYIPGEEQGAPGMNRDAILAKYPGTTVDESIGTEGWWGCRPYETEAQATLRSEQMLARFAEQFGATDKVVVAVIHADFKVCMLRQILGNDFTRRHIGPMLNTGLTKFTVSEDAWRLDILNSITHLSSDQIS from the coding sequence ATGCAGCTGTACCTGATCCGCCACGCGCAAAGCGCCAACAACAGCAATCCCGAAGCGGAGCGTGTCGAAGATCCCGAGATCACCGAACTGGGACACCAGCAGGCTGCGGCGATCGCAAAATCGATAGCCGATCAAAACGTCGATTTCCTGGTCACCAGCGGATTCCTCCGGACGCTGCAGACGACCCAGTACCTGGCCGATTCTCTGCGGATGCCAATCCATGTCTGGCGCGATCTGCACGAGGTCGGCGGATGTTACCGAGGCTACATTCCCGGGGAAGAGCAGGGGGCGCCGGGGATGAACCGCGACGCGATCCTCGCCAAATATCCCGGTACAACGGTCGATGAATCGATCGGCACCGAGGGCTGGTGGGGCTGTCGTCCCTATGAAACCGAAGCCCAAGCGACGCTCCGCAGCGAACAAATGCTGGCTCGATTTGCCGAACAGTTCGGGGCGACCGACAAGGTCGTCGTGGCGGTGATCCACGCCGACTTTAAAGTCTGCATGCTGCGACAGATCCTTGGCAACGATTTCACCCGCCGACACATCGGCCCGATGCTGAACACCGGACTGACGAAGTTTACCGTTTCCGAAGACGCTTGGCGGTTGGATATCCTGAATTCGATCACGCACCTGTCGAGCGATCAGATCAGCTGA
- a CDS encoding PQQ-binding-like beta-propeller repeat protein gives MGRLKNFAPICLLISLSLISQPAAALEPAGLSGLQFPASDWPFWRGPDQNGVASPKQTPPTSWSETENVLWRTEVPGRGHSSPVVIGDRVFITSADHEREVQIVLGLDRATGKQLWETIVHRGGFETRGKKMNLKATLASSTIASDGTRLFTNFLNDNAVWTTALDLDGKQLWQTRLTDYQVHQGYGSSPTIYKNLVISSADNKAGGAIVAMDRANGEVVWRRKRPEMPNYPSPVIVEAAGRQQLIMTGCELVTSLAPLTGETIWEIEGATTECVTTTVTDGNVVLTSGGYPDNHIAAVAADGSGKVVWENTDRDYVPSMLIAKGHVFAILDAGIATCLNVRTGDQVWKKRLGETFSCSPVLVGDNIYVTSESGTTHIFKANVQEYQSVATNSLGTEVFASPAICGGQIFTRVSLPVDGKRQEYVYCLMDQATAK, from the coding sequence ATGGGTCGACTGAAGAACTTCGCTCCTATTTGTCTGTTGATATCGCTTTCCCTGATCAGCCAGCCCGCGGCGGCGCTCGAACCGGCTGGACTCAGCGGATTGCAGTTCCCCGCCAGCGACTGGCCCTTCTGGCGCGGCCCGGATCAAAACGGAGTCGCTTCGCCAAAGCAAACGCCTCCCACATCGTGGAGCGAGACCGAAAATGTGTTGTGGCGAACGGAGGTGCCCGGCCGCGGTCACAGTTCCCCCGTCGTGATCGGCGACCGCGTTTTCATCACCTCAGCCGATCACGAACGCGAAGTCCAGATCGTCCTCGGGCTCGATCGCGCGACCGGAAAACAGCTATGGGAAACGATCGTCCACCGTGGCGGATTCGAGACCCGCGGAAAAAAGATGAATCTGAAGGCAACGCTGGCATCGTCGACGATCGCCTCGGATGGCACGCGACTGTTCACCAACTTCCTCAACGACAACGCCGTCTGGACGACCGCGCTCGATCTGGACGGCAAACAGCTCTGGCAAACGCGGCTTACCGATTACCAGGTCCACCAGGGATACGGTTCGTCGCCGACGATCTACAAAAACCTGGTGATCTCATCGGCTGACAATAAAGCGGGGGGAGCGATCGTGGCGATGGACCGGGCCAACGGCGAGGTCGTCTGGCGACGCAAGCGGCCCGAAATGCCGAACTACCCCTCCCCCGTCATCGTCGAGGCGGCGGGTCGCCAACAATTGATCATGACCGGTTGTGAACTGGTCACCAGCCTCGCCCCGCTGACAGGGGAAACGATCTGGGAAATCGAAGGAGCGACAACCGAATGCGTGACGACGACGGTGACCGATGGAAACGTCGTTTTGACCAGCGGCGGATACCCCGACAATCACATCGCCGCGGTCGCAGCGGACGGTTCGGGAAAGGTTGTCTGGGAAAACACCGACCGCGATTACGTGCCATCGATGCTGATCGCCAAGGGGCATGTATTTGCCATTCTGGATGCCGGCATCGCCACCTGCCTGAATGTTCGCACGGGAGACCAGGTGTGGAAAAAGCGGCTGGGCGAGACCTTCAGCTGCTCCCCCGTCCTGGTCGGGGATAACATTTATGTGACTAGCGAATCGGGGACCACTCACATTTTTAAAGCGAATGTCCAGGAATACCAAAGCGTGGCGACAAACTCGCTCGGAACCGAGGTATTTGCATCCCCCGCGATTTGCGGAGGTCAAATTTTCACGCGTGTGTCGTTGCCTGTCGACGGGAAACGACAAGAATATGTGTACTGCTTGATGGACCAGGCCACAGCCAAATGA
- a CDS encoding DUF1559 domain-containing protein, whose protein sequence is MQKRRNKNGFTLVELLVVIAIIGILVGLLLPAVQAAREAARRMQCSNNLKQLGLALHNYESTYKKFPAGRFSLGGLNSSSPASPYLPDPLAKNGQGLTSLLPFMEQQPLYDQFNHSCAYGDYVRPGGAPLTTPNAVDSGNAALSEILVTSFRCPSDGGAETIELSGYYSPDRGAGIAAQKTNYDFLMPASTLNSYNYHRGVSISTRYLFGENSYTPISGIQDGTSNTLAMGELTLETFNGDTSAWSYAGWLSVGIDPVGAFNSTFPARGLNVWNYGNNSSPLNNKRGRRASWYSVASLHPGGCMFVLADGSVRLISETIDTTSLTNLSRIADGQVIEGDF, encoded by the coding sequence ATGCAAAAACGAAGAAACAAAAATGGATTCACCCTGGTTGAACTACTAGTCGTGATCGCCATCATCGGAATTCTCGTCGGGCTATTGCTACCTGCAGTTCAAGCCGCACGCGAGGCAGCACGCCGCATGCAGTGCAGCAACAACCTGAAGCAGTTGGGCCTGGCCTTACACAATTACGAAAGCACCTACAAGAAGTTTCCTGCGGGGAGATTCAGTTTAGGAGGTTTGAACTCGTCCAGCCCCGCATCGCCATACCTTCCCGATCCTTTGGCGAAAAACGGCCAGGGCTTAACTTCGCTCCTGCCGTTCATGGAACAACAACCTCTCTACGACCAATTCAATCACTCCTGCGCGTATGGCGACTACGTCCGGCCAGGCGGTGCTCCACTGACGACTCCCAACGCGGTCGACTCTGGAAACGCAGCGCTATCGGAAATACTGGTCACCAGTTTCCGTTGCCCGTCGGACGGTGGAGCCGAAACCATCGAGCTCAGCGGATATTACAGTCCCGATCGCGGAGCCGGCATTGCGGCGCAAAAAACCAACTATGATTTCTTGATGCCCGCAAGCACGTTGAACAGCTACAACTACCACCGCGGTGTCTCGATCAGCACACGTTATCTGTTTGGTGAAAACAGCTACACACCGATCAGCGGAATCCAAGATGGCACAAGCAACACTCTGGCGATGGGTGAACTGACGCTGGAAACCTTCAATGGTGACACTTCGGCCTGGTCTTACGCTGGTTGGCTGTCGGTCGGAATCGATCCCGTCGGTGCGTTTAACAGCACCTTTCCCGCGCGTGGATTGAACGTTTGGAACTACGGCAACAATTCGAGCCCGTTAAACAACAAACGAGGCCGACGTGCATCTTGGTATAGCGTCGCAAGCTTGCACCCAGGCGGATGCATGTTTGTCCTCGCCGATGGTTCGGTTCGCTTAATCTCCGAAACCATCGACACGACCAGCCTAACGAACCTGAGCCGGATCGCGGATGGTCAAGTGATCGAGGGAGACTTCTAG
- the hpf gene encoding ribosome hibernation-promoting factor, HPF/YfiA family, whose amino-acid sequence MLVSVSARHGNLGTGDQSLIEDKVGKLRRLYDRVNAIEVIVDLEKLESPALEAKVSVEHEEDFIASASATTVIGALDVVIPKLEKQLRRAKEKRTEHRATGLKHLEPNDVADEVESTDEV is encoded by the coding sequence ATGCTAGTGAGCGTCTCTGCCCGACACGGCAATCTTGGAACGGGCGATCAATCTCTGATCGAAGACAAAGTTGGAAAACTGCGTCGCTTATATGATCGAGTGAACGCGATTGAAGTGATTGTCGACTTGGAGAAGCTCGAATCACCGGCACTCGAGGCCAAGGTCTCGGTGGAACACGAGGAAGACTTTATCGCGTCTGCCTCGGCCACGACGGTTATCGGAGCTCTGGATGTTGTCATTCCCAAGCTGGAAAAACAATTGCGACGCGCCAAAGAAAAGCGAACAGAACATCGGGCGACAGGCTTGAAGCACTTGGAACCAAACGATGTTGCCGACGAAGTGGAATCGACGGACGAAGTCTGA
- a CDS encoding DUF6807 domain-containing protein — protein MRSRLIRSAACVLLLLAAASPLLAEEPAAAGAFQLDRCELIPLPDHQVDFQIDGVQRTRWHYDAKYPRPFFYPLVGPSGTSLTRMGHPGAADHDHHRSVWFAHHDVDGFTFWADGKGTSIRQKNWYAYEDGNDESVMASTCGWFDPEGNELMQQDLVAALIPGEAGQYALELQAEFKPGEGRDSVQLGKTNFGFLAVRVAKTISTHFGGGRLTNSEGGEGEPEIFGKPARWVDYSGPVAVGSGPDRTTQIEGITFFDHPENPRYPTHWHVRADGWMGASFGMHEAFEITSEKPLRLRYLLLVHAGPYDEQVATAAHKQFAARKGFEVSKGKRAHRQFSALRIP, from the coding sequence ATGCGCTCCCGCCTAATCCGATCCGCCGCCTGCGTTTTGTTACTGCTAGCCGCCGCCTCTCCGCTGTTGGCAGAAGAGCCTGCCGCCGCAGGCGCGTTTCAACTGGATCGATGCGAACTGATTCCGCTGCCCGACCACCAGGTCGACTTCCAGATCGATGGCGTGCAGCGAACGCGGTGGCACTACGACGCCAAATACCCGCGTCCATTCTTCTATCCGTTAGTTGGACCATCGGGAACGTCGCTGACTCGCATGGGACACCCCGGCGCGGCGGACCACGATCATCATCGCAGCGTTTGGTTTGCGCATCACGATGTCGACGGATTCACCTTTTGGGCCGATGGCAAAGGGACCTCGATCCGACAGAAGAATTGGTATGCCTACGAGGACGGCAACGACGAATCCGTGATGGCGTCGACCTGCGGCTGGTTCGATCCCGAGGGGAACGAATTGATGCAGCAGGACCTTGTCGCCGCGTTGATTCCCGGCGAAGCAGGACAATACGCATTGGAACTGCAGGCCGAATTCAAACCGGGCGAGGGCCGCGATTCGGTTCAGCTGGGGAAAACCAATTTTGGGTTTCTCGCCGTGCGAGTCGCCAAGACGATCTCGACTCATTTTGGCGGCGGGCGATTGACCAACAGCGAGGGTGGGGAAGGGGAGCCGGAGATTTTCGGCAAGCCAGCTCGTTGGGTCGATTACAGCGGCCCGGTCGCTGTCGGCAGCGGCCCCGACCGGACGACGCAGATCGAAGGAATCACCTTCTTTGACCATCCCGAGAACCCTCGCTACCCAACGCACTGGCACGTCCGAGCCGATGGCTGGATGGGCGCTTCGTTTGGAATGCACGAAGCGTTCGAGATCACCTCTGAAAAACCGCTCCGCCTGCGGTACTTATTGTTGGTCCACGCTGGCCCCTACGACGAACAGGTTGCGACCGCGGCTCACAAGCAGTTTGCAGCTCGCAAGGGATTCGAAGTCTCTAAGGGAAAGCGAGCGCATCGACAGTTTTCGGCGCTGCGGATTCCGTGA
- a CDS encoding TIGR03936 family radical SAM-associated protein: MTRARYHIRFSKTGPLRWISHRDLLRLWERLFHRIDLKLAMSEGFHPKPRMNFPSALALGTASLDELLELELAEPLDPEELGQRLRADQQPGLGILQVTAVPEGSAKAKLKSTTYNLPIPESDRAALLAEIEALRSCDTIEIKRKDKTLVFSLAAEIEHLAVEDGVLVFRCTPDQGASLRPTDLIEELKITHVTDSGQFLTRTRVELEHEFESSKCVTGQMTS; encoded by the coding sequence ATGACACGAGCGCGGTACCACATCCGCTTTTCGAAAACCGGCCCATTGCGTTGGATCAGCCATCGCGACCTGCTGCGATTGTGGGAACGCTTGTTCCACCGCATCGATCTGAAGCTGGCGATGTCCGAAGGCTTTCACCCCAAGCCGCGGATGAACTTCCCCTCGGCGCTCGCGCTCGGCACGGCAAGCCTCGACGAACTGCTCGAACTGGAACTTGCCGAACCGTTGGATCCCGAAGAACTGGGCCAGCGACTGCGAGCCGACCAACAGCCCGGTTTAGGAATTTTGCAAGTAACTGCGGTTCCCGAGGGCTCGGCTAAGGCAAAGCTGAAGTCAACAACGTACAATCTGCCCATTCCCGAATCCGATCGGGCGGCTCTACTCGCAGAGATCGAGGCGCTGCGCAGCTGCGACACGATCGAAATAAAACGGAAAGACAAGACATTGGTGTTCAGTCTTGCAGCGGAGATCGAACACTTGGCGGTAGAAGATGGCGTGCTCGTATTTCGCTGCACGCCGGATCAAGGCGCATCGCTGCGACCAACCGACCTGATCGAAGAATTGAAGATTACACACGTTACCGACAGTGGCCAGTTTCTGACGCGAACGCGCGTCGAACTGGAACACGAATTTGAATCATCCAAATGCGTCACGGGGCAGATGACCAGTTAG